One region of Oncorhynchus nerka isolate Pitt River linkage group LG22, Oner_Uvic_2.0, whole genome shotgun sequence genomic DNA includes:
- the LOC135563867 gene encoding S-antigen protein-like, protein MLLGGPKSEGGPKSEGGPKSEGGPSEGGPKSGGGPKSGGGPKSEGGPSEGGPKSEGGPKSEGGPSEGGPKSEGGPKSEGGPKSEGGHSEGGPKSEGGPTSEEGPTSEGGPKSEGGPSEGGPTKSEGGPTKSEGGPSEGGPKSEGGPRSEGGPKSEGGPKSEGGPKSEGGPKSEGGPSEGGPKSGGGPKSGGGPSEGGPSEGGPKSEGGPSEGGPKSEGGPKSEGGPSEAGPKSEAGPKSEGGPKSEGGPTKSEGGPTKSEGGPTKSEGGPTKSEEGSSEGGPKSEGGPSEGGPKSEGGPSEGGPKSEGGPSEGGPSEGGPKSEGGPSEGGPSEGDPSEGGPKSEGDPSEGVPKSEGGPKSEGGPKSEGGPKSEGGPKNEGGPKGEGGPKGEGGPRVKEVAEDDQGDGGACGWISEDLAKEFARASGHKPYLKETV, encoded by the coding sequence ATGCTTCTTGGCGGCCCCAAGAGTGAAGGAGGCCCCAAGAGTGAAGGAGGCCCCAAGAGTGAAGGAGGCCCCAGTGAAGGAGGCCCCAAGAGTGGTGGAGGCCCCAAGAGTGGTGGAGGCCCCAAGAGTGAAGGAGGCCCCAGTGAAGGAGGCCCCAAGAGTGAAGGAGGCCCCAAGAGTGAAGGAGGCCCCAGTGAAGGAGGCCCCAAGAGTGAAGGAGGCCCCAAGAGTGAAGGAGGCCCCAAGAGTGAAGGAGGCCACAGTGAAGGAGGCCCCAAGAGTGAAGGAGGCCCCACGAGTGAAGAAGGCCCCACGAGTGAAGGAGGCCCCAAGAGTGAAGGAGGCCCCAGTGAAGGAGGCCCCACCAAGAGTGAAGGAGGCCCCACCAAGAGTGAAGGAGGCCCCAGTGAAGGAGGCCCCAAGAGTGAAGGAGGCCCCAGGAGTGAAGGAGGCCCCAAGAGTGAAGGAGGCCCCAAGAGTGAAGGAGGCCCCAAGAGTGAAGGAGGCCCCAAGAGTGAAGGAGGCCCCAGTGAAGGAGGCCCCAAGAGTGGTGGAGGCCCCAAGAGTGGTGGAGGCCCCAGTGAAGGAGGCCCCAGTGAAGGAGGCCCCAAGAGTGAAGGAGGCCCCAGTGAAGGAGGCCCCAAGAGTGAAGGAGGCCCCAAGAGTGAAGGAGGCCCCAGTGAAGCAGGCCCCAAGAGTGAAGCAGGCCCCAAGAGTGAAGGAGGCCCCAAGAGTGAAGGAGGCCCCACCAAGAGTGAAGGAGGCCCCACCAAGAGTGAAGGAGGCCCCACCAAGAGTGAAGGAGGCCCCACCAAGAGTGAAGAAGGCTCCAGTGAAGGAGGCCCCAAGAGTGAAGGAGGCCCCAGTGAAGGAGGCCCCAAGAGTGAAGGAGGCCCCAGTGAAGGAGGCCCCAAGAGTGAAGGAGGCCCCAGTGAAGGAGGCCCCAGTGAAGGAGGCCCCAAGAGTGAAGGAGGCCCCAGTGAAGGAGGTCCCAGTGAAGGAGACCCCAGTGAAGGAGGCCCCAAGAGTGAAGGAGACCCCAGTGAAGGAGTCCCCAAGAGTGAAGGAGGCCCTAAGAGTGAAGGAGGCCCCAAGAGTGAAGGAGGACCCAAGAGTGAAGGAGGCCCCAAGAATGAAGGAGGACCCAAGGGTGAAGGAGGACCCAAGGGTGAAGGAGGCCCAAGAGTGAAGGAGGTTGCGGAGGACGATCAAGGTGACGGAGGAGCTTGCGGATGGATATCGGAGGATCTGGCTAAAGAGTTTGCAAGGGCATCGGGACACAAGCCCTACTTGAAAGAGACTGTTTGA